From Gemmatimonadaceae bacterium, a single genomic window includes:
- a CDS encoding RNB domain-containing ribonuclease, protein MSRHGNSSKKGTHGDFNMAAAVRRVVTTAGFEPDLDDAAKRQLDSLTAPAPAPGGVKDLRSLPWSSIDNTESRDLDQVEVAESLPSGDIRLIVGIADVDALVGKGTPLDQHAYANCTSVYTGVAVFPMLPEKLSTDLTSLNENEDRLSLAIETVVNGDGDVTSFDVYRAMTRNTAQLAYDDVGEFLAGGAPPKKVANNTTLIDQLRLQHEASKRLKAERLRNGALELDTIEATPVAKDGRIVDLKVVHKNMARDLIEDFMIASNVAIAKFLERQGRSGIRRVVREPERWGRIVELAKGLGTTLPAEPDSLALAKFLAARRQADPDTFPDLSLSIVKLMGPGIYALDLPGKDPGGHFGLATHDYSHATAPNRRYADLVTQRLVKAALANAPAPYSNDELATVAEHCTEREDAENKVERTVRKTAAAVLLSDDVGQTFDAIVTGANQKGTFVRTIKPPAEGMVVSNHAGFDVGDKVRVKLVSTDPDRGYIDFAGEGQR, encoded by the coding sequence ATGAGTCGTCACGGCAACAGCTCGAAGAAGGGCACGCACGGCGATTTCAACATGGCGGCCGCGGTGCGTCGCGTCGTCACGACCGCGGGCTTCGAGCCCGACCTCGATGACGCCGCCAAGCGGCAGCTCGATTCGCTCACGGCGCCCGCGCCGGCGCCTGGCGGCGTGAAGGATCTGCGTTCGCTGCCGTGGTCGTCGATCGACAACACGGAGTCGCGCGATCTCGACCAGGTCGAAGTCGCCGAGTCGCTGCCGAGCGGCGACATCCGGTTGATCGTCGGCATCGCGGACGTCGACGCGCTCGTCGGCAAGGGCACGCCGCTCGATCAGCACGCGTACGCCAACTGCACGTCGGTGTACACGGGCGTCGCGGTGTTCCCGATGCTGCCGGAGAAGTTGTCCACCGATCTCACGTCGCTGAACGAGAACGAGGATCGGCTGTCGCTCGCGATCGAGACGGTGGTGAACGGCGACGGCGACGTCACCTCGTTCGACGTCTACCGGGCGATGACGCGCAACACGGCGCAGCTCGCCTATGACGACGTCGGAGAGTTTCTCGCGGGTGGCGCGCCGCCGAAGAAAGTCGCGAACAACACGACGCTGATCGACCAGCTTCGCCTGCAGCACGAGGCGTCGAAGCGGCTCAAGGCCGAGCGACTCCGCAACGGCGCGTTGGAGCTCGACACGATCGAGGCGACACCGGTCGCGAAGGACGGGCGGATCGTCGACCTCAAGGTGGTGCACAAGAACATGGCGCGCGACCTCATCGAGGATTTCATGATCGCGAGCAACGTGGCGATCGCGAAGTTTCTCGAGCGCCAGGGCCGTTCGGGGATTCGGCGCGTGGTGCGCGAGCCCGAGCGGTGGGGGCGCATCGTCGAGCTGGCGAAGGGCCTTGGGACGACGCTGCCGGCCGAGCCGGACTCGCTGGCGCTGGCGAAGTTTCTGGCGGCGCGCCGCCAGGCCGACCCGGACACATTTCCGGATCTCTCATTATCAATCGTTAAATTGATGGGCCCGGGAATCTACGCGCTCGATTTGCCGGGCAAGGATCCGGGCGGCCACTTCGGCCTGGCGACGCACGACTACTCGCACGCGACGGCGCCCAATCGCCGCTATGCGGATCTCGTCACGCAGCGCCTGGTGAAGGCGGCGCTCGCGAACGCACCGGCGCCGTACTCGAACGACGAGCTGGCAACGGTCGCCGAGCACTGCACCGAGCGCGAGGATGCGGAGAACAAGGTCGAGCGGACGGTGCGCAAGACGGCAGCGGCGGTGCTGTTGAGCGACGACGTCGGCCAGACGTTCGACGCGATCGTCACGGGCGCGAATCAGAAGGGCACGTTCGTGCGGACGATCAAGCCGCCGGCAGAGGGGATGGTGGTGAGCAACCACGCGGGGTTTGACGTCGGCGACAAGGTGCGGGTGAAGTTGGTGTCGACTGATCCGGACAGGGGGTACATCGATTTCGCGGGGGAGGGGCAGCGGTAG
- a CDS encoding Clp protease N-terminal domain-containing protein translates to MNGFNFSMRVRSALAVAREEAVRLKYDYVGTEHILLGLVADPDSVASDMLRQQNVSVKDIRAQVERRATPEPDAAGGDHLPYSNRSKRVLEQAMSEARNLGDTYVDTGHLLLGLVREKRDLGASVLNDLGFSRDVARDALRELHAAGREDPGVAAHPATQDLPPAAAAAMLQRIATSQRYAPIFAAHKIDVEKLLADIRGVANT, encoded by the coding sequence ATGAACGGCTTCAACTTTTCCATGCGCGTTCGCTCCGCCCTCGCCGTGGCGCGCGAAGAGGCCGTGCGCTTGAAGTACGACTACGTTGGCACCGAGCACATTCTGCTGGGACTCGTTGCGGATCCCGACAGTGTCGCGTCGGACATGCTGCGGCAACAGAACGTGTCGGTGAAGGACATTCGCGCCCAGGTGGAGCGTCGTGCGACGCCGGAGCCCGACGCGGCGGGCGGCGACCATCTGCCGTACTCCAACCGCAGCAAGCGCGTCCTCGAGCAGGCGATGTCCGAGGCGAGAAACCTGGGCGACACGTATGTCGACACCGGGCACTTGCTGCTCGGCCTCGTGCGCGAGAAGCGCGATCTCGGCGCCAGTGTGCTCAATGATCTCGGATTTTCGCGCGATGTGGCGCGCGATGCGTTGCGGGAGCTGCACGCGGCGGGACGAGAAGATCCCGGCGTGGCGGCACATCCGGCAACGCAGGATCTGCCGCCCGCTGCCGCGGCCGCCATGCTCCAGCGCATCGCGACGTCCCAGCGCTATGCGCCGATCTTCGCGGCGCACAAGATCGACGTCGAGAAGCTGCTCGCCGACATCCGTGGCGTGGCGAACACATGA
- the nadC gene encoding carboxylating nicotinate-nucleotide diphosphorylase, producing MPRTITPLSGVPAVEMSLLKFPLRQSELEEEVRWALEEDAAFDDITTIATVVSDRRMRATLVARENGVICGIPLALEAFRLLDAKVSIRVDHEDGARVKAGEPVLFVTGHARALLSAERVALNYMQRLAGIATLTCKYVDLVKGTKAKILDTRKTTPGWRALEKYAVRAGGGTNHRMNLESAVLIKDNHLAALDGDVVKAVTRARDLAPKGTKVEVECDRMEQVERALEAGADIILLDNMPLATLVEAVTLVNGRAILEASGGVSLSTVRSIAETGVDWISVGALTHSAPSMDIGLDFE from the coding sequence GTGCCGCGCACGATCACGCCGCTGTCCGGCGTGCCGGCCGTCGAGATGAGTTTGCTCAAGTTCCCGCTTCGGCAGAGCGAGCTCGAGGAAGAAGTGCGGTGGGCGCTCGAGGAGGACGCCGCGTTCGACGACATCACGACGATCGCGACCGTGGTCTCCGATCGCCGAATGCGCGCCACGCTCGTGGCGCGCGAGAATGGCGTGATCTGCGGCATTCCACTGGCGCTCGAGGCATTTCGTCTGCTCGACGCGAAAGTCTCGATTCGCGTCGATCACGAGGACGGCGCGCGCGTGAAGGCCGGCGAGCCCGTTCTTTTCGTCACCGGCCACGCCCGCGCGCTCCTCTCGGCGGAGCGTGTCGCGCTCAATTACATGCAGCGGCTGGCGGGCATTGCCACGCTCACGTGCAAGTATGTCGATCTGGTAAAAGGCACCAAGGCAAAGATTCTTGACACGCGCAAGACGACGCCGGGCTGGCGCGCGTTGGAGAAGTACGCGGTGCGCGCCGGCGGTGGGACGAATCACCGGATGAATCTCGAGTCCGCGGTCCTGATCAAGGACAATCACCTCGCCGCGCTGGACGGCGACGTCGTGAAAGCGGTGACGCGCGCCCGCGACCTGGCGCCGAAAGGTACGAAGGTCGAAGTCGAGTGCGATCGCATGGAGCAGGTCGAGCGCGCGCTCGAGGCGGGAGCGGACATCATTCTGCTCGACAACATGCCGCTCGCGACCCTGGTGGAGGCGGTGACGCTCGTGAACGGGCGCGCGATTCTCGAGGCATCGGGCGGCGTGAGCCTGAGCACGGTGCGGTCGATCGCGGAAACCGGTGTGGACTGGATCTCCGTCGGCGCCTTGACGCATTCCGCGCCATCGATGGACATCGGGCTCGACTTCGAGTAA
- the nadA gene encoding quinolinate synthase NadA — protein MATSSIPRSHDAAIAELQSEIKQLARERNAVVLAHNYERAEVQDAADFVGDSLGLSREAAKTSAGVIVFCGVHFMAETAAILSPEKTVLLPDLAAGCSLASTIDGDALRQWKAEHPGAVVVAYVNTTADVKAESDYCCTSGNAVEVVNSIDPEKEILFLPDMFLGAHVRRMTGRPNIHVWLGECHVHAGIDPENIRLQRSMHPEAEFLIHPECGCSTSVLEAISAGDVDPEGVQILSTEGMIKRPALSKADEFIVATEVGILHRLRRDNPSKRFFAANERASCAYMKVTTLPKVRDALIHNQHRITVPRAVADKARRAIERMVAIGGGAQQPLSPVPEGVDPGE, from the coding sequence ATGGCCACCAGCAGCATCCCACGCTCGCACGACGCGGCAATCGCCGAGCTGCAGTCGGAGATCAAGCAACTCGCGCGCGAGCGGAATGCCGTCGTTCTCGCCCACAATTACGAACGGGCCGAAGTACAGGACGCCGCGGATTTCGTCGGCGACTCGCTCGGGCTCTCGCGCGAAGCCGCGAAGACCAGCGCCGGCGTCATCGTGTTCTGCGGCGTGCACTTCATGGCCGAGACCGCGGCGATTCTCTCGCCCGAGAAAACGGTGCTGTTGCCGGATCTCGCCGCCGGCTGCTCGCTTGCGTCGACGATCGACGGCGACGCGCTGCGGCAATGGAAGGCCGAGCATCCCGGAGCCGTCGTCGTCGCGTACGTGAACACGACCGCGGACGTGAAGGCCGAGAGCGACTATTGCTGCACGTCGGGCAACGCTGTCGAAGTCGTGAACTCGATCGATCCGGAGAAGGAGATTCTCTTCCTCCCCGACATGTTTCTTGGCGCGCACGTGCGGCGCATGACCGGCCGCCCGAACATTCACGTGTGGCTCGGCGAATGTCACGTGCACGCGGGGATCGATCCCGAGAACATCCGCCTGCAGCGCAGCATGCATCCGGAAGCGGAGTTCTTGATTCATCCCGAATGTGGTTGCTCGACGAGCGTGCTCGAAGCGATTTCGGCCGGCGACGTCGACCCCGAGGGCGTGCAGATCCTGTCGACCGAGGGGATGATCAAGCGGCCCGCGCTGTCGAAGGCCGACGAGTTCATCGTCGCGACGGAGGTTGGTATTCTTCACCGCCTGCGGCGCGACAATCCGAGCAAGCGATTCTTCGCCGCGAACGAGCGCGCGTCCTGCGCATACATGAAGGTCACGACGCTGCCCAAGGTTCGTGATGCGTTGATTCACAATCAGCATCGCATCACCGTTCCGCGTGCGGTGGCGGACAAGGCACGGCGCGCCATCGAGCGGATGGTCGCGATCGGCGGCGGCGCTCAGCAGCCCTTGTCGCCGGTGCCCGAAGGTGTAGATCCAGGCGAGTAA
- a CDS encoding L-aspartate oxidase, with amino-acid sequence MDQIRTRFLVVGSGVAGLHTAWRASEHGDVLLLTKRSLFDSATAYAQGGIAAALGAGDSPSLHRQDTLAAGAALCDAAAVQVLVEEGPARVRELQTAGADFDLDPKGRLQLGREAAHSKNRIVHAHGDQTGAEVARTLVARVRETKRIRVLEKARVLDLIMRRGACIGVRASIAGRATEIIADATVLATGGCGQIYRYTTNPVVATGDGYAIAHRAGATLADMEFVQFHPTALDTRENPLALISEAVRGEGAVLVNSRGVRFMKGRHRLAELAPRDVVARAIFREKRSGPVYLDARKLGQGFVDRFPGIFALCEARGIDPRKDLIPVTPAAHYMMGGVVTDLCGQSSAPRLYAVGEVARTGVHGANRLASNSLLEGLVFAERVARDVEKNQRLRSVPKPGKWKVPPLADRGAAQVAADAIRAVMWDFAGIARTARGLNTAAERLEEIGTRLPEGATEEVNMLQTAQLVVEAALRRRESRGGHYRADFPRAKRDWRGRHIEL; translated from the coding sequence ATGGACCAGATCAGAACGCGCTTCCTCGTCGTCGGCAGCGGCGTCGCCGGTCTTCATACCGCGTGGCGTGCCTCGGAGCACGGCGACGTGTTGCTGCTGACGAAGCGTTCGCTGTTCGACAGCGCCACCGCCTATGCTCAGGGTGGAATCGCCGCCGCACTCGGCGCCGGTGATTCGCCCTCGCTGCATCGGCAGGACACGCTGGCCGCCGGCGCGGCGCTCTGTGATGCCGCCGCGGTCCAGGTGCTCGTCGAGGAGGGGCCGGCGCGCGTGAGAGAGTTGCAGACCGCCGGCGCTGATTTCGACCTCGATCCCAAGGGTCGTCTTCAGCTTGGACGCGAAGCGGCACACTCGAAGAACCGCATCGTCCACGCGCATGGCGATCAGACGGGTGCCGAGGTGGCGCGAACGCTCGTGGCGCGCGTGCGTGAGACGAAGCGCATTCGCGTGCTCGAGAAGGCGCGCGTGCTCGATCTCATCATGCGGCGCGGCGCGTGTATCGGCGTGCGCGCGAGCATCGCCGGCCGCGCGACCGAGATCATTGCCGACGCGACTGTCCTCGCGACCGGCGGTTGCGGGCAGATCTATCGCTACACGACGAATCCGGTCGTCGCCACAGGCGACGGCTACGCGATCGCGCATCGTGCCGGCGCGACGCTCGCCGACATGGAGTTCGTACAGTTTCATCCGACGGCGCTCGATACGCGGGAAAATCCGCTCGCGCTCATCTCCGAGGCCGTGCGCGGCGAAGGCGCGGTGCTCGTGAACTCGCGCGGCGTGCGTTTCATGAAAGGCCGGCATCGTCTCGCCGAGCTGGCGCCGCGCGACGTGGTGGCGCGCGCGATCTTTCGCGAGAAGCGGAGCGGCCCGGTGTATCTCGATGCACGAAAGCTTGGCCAGGGATTCGTCGATCGCTTCCCGGGCATCTTCGCGCTGTGTGAGGCGCGCGGCATCGATCCACGCAAGGATCTCATTCCGGTGACGCCGGCCGCGCACTACATGATGGGCGGCGTCGTCACCGATCTCTGCGGCCAATCGAGCGCGCCGCGATTGTACGCCGTTGGCGAAGTTGCGCGCACCGGCGTGCACGGCGCGAATCGCCTGGCATCGAACTCACTGCTCGAGGGTCTGGTGTTCGCCGAGCGTGTCGCGCGGGACGTCGAGAAGAATCAGCGACTCCGGAGCGTCCCCAAACCTGGGAAGTGGAAGGTGCCGCCGCTCGCGGATCGCGGTGCGGCGCAGGTCGCGGCGGATGCGATTCGCGCGGTGATGTGGGATTTCGCCGGCATCGCGCGGACGGCGCGTGGGTTGAACACGGCAGCCGAGCGTCTCGAGGAGATCGGTACGCGATTGCCCGAGGGCGCGACGGAAGAAGTGAACATGCTGCAAACCGCTCAGCTCGTCGTCGAGGCCGCGCTCCGGCGGCGCGAGTCGCGCGGCGGGCACTATCGGGCCGATTTTCCGCGCGCGAAGCGGGATTGGCGGGGGCGGCACATAGAGCTCTAA
- a CDS encoding BMP family ABC transporter substrate-binding protein, whose protein sequence is MRKLLILVGVLVVVHVALLFVHPAQSAQAASDNAVNVGIVLDVGGLGDKSFNDGAYRGAVLAEKQLGAKIRLIEPGEGSDREAGLRLLAAEHMDLVIGVGFIFTDDATQLAKEYPNVNFAVVDYAIATDTAGKPIPPPPNLAALKFKEEEGSFLVGAMAALVGNSKKVGFVGGMDVPLIQKFEAGYRAGVKYVCPSCTVIAQYAGVTPEAFRNPGKGKELALNQYNQGVNIIYHASGSTGLGVFEAARQAGKYAIGVDADQYSEAPGRVLTSMVKGIDVSVFDMIKRVKDHTFKGGIYTYGLAQNGVGYVYDEHNRALIPDSVHTRLEQIKADIISGKITVPSTR, encoded by the coding sequence ATGCGAAAGCTGCTCATCCTCGTGGGCGTGCTGGTCGTCGTCCACGTGGCCCTCCTTTTCGTGCATCCCGCCCAGAGCGCGCAGGCCGCGTCGGACAATGCCGTGAACGTCGGCATCGTGCTCGACGTGGGCGGCCTGGGCGACAAGTCCTTCAACGACGGCGCGTATCGCGGCGCCGTGCTGGCCGAGAAACAGCTCGGCGCCAAGATCCGTCTCATCGAGCCGGGCGAAGGCAGCGATCGCGAAGCGGGACTGCGGTTGCTGGCCGCGGAGCACATGGATCTCGTCATCGGCGTCGGCTTCATCTTCACCGACGACGCCACGCAGCTCGCCAAGGAATATCCCAACGTCAACTTCGCGGTCGTCGATTACGCGATCGCCACCGACACGGCGGGCAAACCGATCCCGCCGCCGCCGAACCTGGCCGCGCTCAAGTTCAAGGAAGAGGAAGGCTCCTTCCTCGTCGGTGCGATGGCGGCGCTCGTCGGCAACTCGAAGAAAGTCGGATTCGTCGGCGGCATGGACGTACCGCTCATTCAGAAGTTTGAAGCAGGCTATCGCGCCGGTGTGAAGTACGTCTGTCCGAGTTGCACCGTCATCGCGCAATACGCGGGTGTCACGCCCGAAGCATTTCGCAATCCGGGCAAGGGCAAGGAGCTCGCGCTCAATCAGTACAACCAGGGCGTGAACATCATCTATCATGCGTCGGGCTCGACCGGCCTCGGCGTCTTCGAGGCGGCGCGGCAGGCCGGCAAGTACGCGATCGGTGTGGATGCGGATCAGTACAGCGAAGCCCCGGGCCGCGTGCTGACCTCGATGGTGAAAGGCATCGACGTGTCGGTATTCGACATGATCAAGCGCGTGAAAGATCACACGTTCAAAGGCGGGATTTACACGTACGGCCTCGCGCAGAACGGCGTTGGCTACGTGTACGACGAGCACAATCGCGCGCTGATCCCCGACAGCGTACACACGCGTCTCGAGCAGATCAAAGCCGACATCATCTCGGGCAAGATCACCGTCCCCTCCACACGATGA
- a CDS encoding ABC transporter ATP-binding protein — protein MSMAEPTLPFAIRLTDIEKNFGPVQANRGASLEVAPGEIHALVGENGAGKSTLMRVLSGMYSPDGGRMEVNGRDVTGWSTADAIDAGVGMVHQHFMLVPTLTVAENVMLGRELTRGGQLDTRRAEREVMQLGTSTGLTVQADRLVSDLSVGEAQRVEILKTLYRGARILILDEPTAVLSPPEIDELWQVLRQMRARGETIVLITHKLDEVMEISDTITVMRHGKTVGRLRTADTTPEEIARTMVGRDVSLAMNYVADERGITSRTSPNASAEPLLVVKNLVVESARRLVAVNDVSFSIAPGEILGVAGVEGNGQTELLEALAGLRPAKRGEIRIGTRDVTSLSVKARGDAGLSHIPEDRHLRGLILDYSVAENLVLGQQHHFTRGARLDQPRIAGNAREQIERFDIRPADAALPARALSGGNQQKIVIAREMGRAFQVLLAAQPTRGVDVGAIEFIHARLREARDAGKAILLVSADLAEILALSDRIAVMYGGRFVTVMPRGQASEEVLGPYMTGASKTGDAA, from the coding sequence ATGAGTATGGCGGAACCGACACTCCCCTTCGCCATCCGCCTCACCGACATCGAGAAGAACTTCGGGCCCGTTCAGGCCAATCGCGGAGCGTCGCTCGAGGTCGCGCCGGGCGAGATTCACGCGCTCGTTGGCGAGAACGGCGCGGGCAAGTCGACGCTGATGCGCGTGCTGAGCGGCATGTATTCGCCCGACGGCGGTCGTATGGAAGTCAACGGCCGCGATGTCACAGGTTGGAGCACGGCCGACGCGATCGACGCCGGCGTGGGCATGGTGCACCAGCACTTCATGCTCGTGCCGACGCTCACCGTCGCGGAAAACGTCATGCTCGGCCGCGAGCTGACGCGCGGCGGACAGCTCGATACGCGGCGCGCCGAACGTGAAGTCATGCAGCTTGGCACGTCGACGGGCCTGACGGTGCAAGCCGATCGCCTCGTGTCGGATCTCTCGGTCGGCGAAGCGCAACGTGTCGAGATTCTGAAAACGCTCTATCGCGGCGCCAGGATCTTGATTCTCGACGAGCCGACCGCGGTGCTCTCGCCGCCCGAGATCGACGAGCTGTGGCAAGTACTGCGGCAGATGCGCGCGCGCGGCGAAACGATCGTGCTCATCACGCACAAGCTCGATGAAGTGATGGAGATCTCCGACACGATCACCGTCATGCGCCACGGTAAAACCGTCGGCCGCCTTCGCACCGCGGACACGACGCCCGAGGAAATCGCGCGAACGATGGTTGGCCGAGATGTGTCGCTGGCGATGAACTACGTCGCGGACGAACGTGGCATCACATCGAGAACATCGCCCAACGCGTCGGCGGAGCCGCTGCTCGTGGTGAAGAACCTCGTCGTTGAAAGCGCGCGGCGGCTGGTCGCGGTGAACGACGTCAGCTTCTCCATCGCACCGGGCGAGATCCTGGGCGTCGCCGGCGTCGAAGGCAACGGACAGACCGAGTTGCTCGAGGCACTCGCTGGACTGCGCCCGGCAAAGCGCGGCGAGATTCGTATTGGCACTCGCGACGTGACATCGCTCTCCGTGAAAGCGCGCGGTGACGCCGGACTGTCGCACATTCCGGAAGATCGCCATCTGCGCGGCTTGATCCTCGACTATTCGGTCGCCGAGAATCTCGTGCTCGGCCAGCAGCATCATTTCACGAGGGGCGCGCGGCTCGATCAGCCGCGGATCGCCGGCAACGCGCGCGAGCAGATCGAGCGCTTCGACATTCGTCCGGCGGACGCGGCGCTTCCCGCTCGCGCGCTCTCCGGTGGCAACCAGCAGAAGATCGTCATCGCGCGCGAGATGGGACGCGCGTTTCAAGTGCTGCTCGCCGCGCAGCCCACGCGCGGCGTGGACGTCGGCGCCATCGAGTTCATTCACGCGCGGCTTCGCGAAGCGCGCGACGCCGGCAAGGCGATTCTCCTGGTGTCCGCGGACCTCGCGGAGATTCTCGCGCTCTCTGATCGAATCGCCGTGATGTACGGCGGCCGATTCGTGACCGTGATGCCACGCGGCCAGGCGAGCGAAGAAGTGCTCGGACCGTACATGACCGGCGCCTCGAAGACCGGAGACGCCGCGTGA
- a CDS encoding ABC transporter permease — translation MREQLEEAVLPAIVALLVAAIVGDILILSFGQNPGTVYRLLIEGTWGNAYGFGQVLYKATTLTFTGLAVAIGLRAGLFNIGAESQLAAGGFLAALLGLVLPASLPSIVALPLFIVAAALGGGIVGGVPGVLKARFGAHEVITTIMLNFIVLALLNYFVVAHLKVEGTLHTSDIHTGAISRLSDFIGAFHGSAANLVIVLAVLTVIGAWWFLFRTRRGFELRATGLQPEAAEYGGVDVRAVWWRAMALSGALAGLGGLNFVLGYKHYYEEAFASGAGFLGIAVAIVGRNHPIGVALAALVFATLSQGGLAVNAAVPKQIVDVLQAVVIIAVAASVPEVRRMLRVGRRA, via the coding sequence ATGAGAGAGCAACTCGAGGAGGCGGTACTTCCGGCGATCGTCGCGTTGCTCGTCGCGGCGATCGTCGGCGATATTCTAATTCTCTCATTTGGCCAGAACCCGGGCACAGTCTATCGCCTGCTGATCGAGGGTACCTGGGGCAACGCGTACGGATTCGGCCAGGTGTTGTACAAGGCGACCACGCTGACGTTCACGGGCCTTGCCGTTGCGATCGGCCTGCGCGCCGGGCTGTTCAACATCGGCGCCGAGAGTCAGCTCGCGGCCGGTGGATTCCTTGCCGCGCTGCTCGGTCTCGTGCTTCCGGCAAGCCTCCCGTCGATTGTCGCGCTCCCGCTCTTCATCGTCGCCGCGGCGCTCGGCGGCGGGATCGTCGGCGGCGTGCCGGGTGTGCTCAAGGCAAGATTCGGCGCGCACGAAGTCATTACGACGATCATGCTCAACTTCATCGTGCTCGCACTGCTGAACTATTTCGTCGTCGCGCATCTCAAGGTCGAAGGTACGTTGCACACGAGCGACATCCACACGGGCGCGATCTCGCGGTTGTCGGATTTCATCGGTGCGTTCCATGGGTCGGCGGCGAATCTCGTGATCGTGCTCGCCGTGCTCACGGTGATCGGCGCCTGGTGGTTCTTGTTTCGTACGCGCCGCGGTTTCGAGTTGCGCGCCACGGGCCTGCAGCCCGAGGCGGCGGAGTACGGCGGCGTCGACGTGCGCGCCGTGTGGTGGCGCGCGATGGCGCTCTCCGGTGCACTCGCCGGCCTAGGCGGATTGAATTTTGTGCTCGGATACAAGCACTACTACGAGGAGGCCTTCGCGTCGGGCGCCGGATTTCTTGGCATCGCGGTCGCGATCGTGGGACGCAACCATCCGATTGGTGTGGCGCTTGCGGCGCTCGTGTTCGCGACGCTCTCGCAAGGCGGCCTGGCGGTGAACGCCGCGGTGCCGAAGCAGATTGTCGACGTGTTGCAGGCCGTCGTGATCATCGCCGTCGCGGCGTCGGTGCCCGAGGTGCGGCGTATGTTGCGTGTCGGGAGGCGCGCGTGA
- a CDS encoding ABC transporter permease, which produces MILFAFLAQTLRIAIPYLFAASGGVISERAGLIGLGLEGYMLGGAFCGAIAGYYSGNPWIGLIGALAGGAALALLYAVTAIRFRADQVVVGIAINLLVTGATRFFLRLFFHSSANSPRIPGFGGERTGTGIAALAGNPMIWLGLIAVAYVGWLLYHTPFGLRVRAAGEHPAAAVTLGVPLNRVRYLAAALSGMLAALGGAYLALDQHQFSAEMTAGRGFIALAATIFGRWDPWRAALACLLFAAAETLQIQLQGAQAIPSQFVEMIPYALTIIALAGVVGRAVPPAALGKVTE; this is translated from the coding sequence GTGATTCTTTTCGCCTTTCTCGCCCAGACACTTCGCATCGCCATACCGTACCTCTTCGCGGCGAGCGGCGGTGTGATCTCCGAGCGTGCGGGTCTCATCGGCCTGGGGCTCGAGGGCTACATGCTCGGCGGCGCGTTCTGCGGCGCGATCGCCGGGTATTACTCGGGCAATCCCTGGATAGGACTGATTGGTGCATTGGCCGGCGGTGCCGCGCTCGCGCTGCTGTATGCCGTGACGGCCATTCGCTTTCGCGCCGATCAAGTCGTTGTCGGCATCGCGATCAATCTGCTCGTGACCGGCGCGACGCGATTCTTCCTGCGGTTGTTCTTTCACAGTTCTGCAAACTCGCCGCGCATTCCCGGTTTCGGCGGTGAACGAACCGGCACGGGCATCGCGGCGCTCGCCGGCAACCCGATGATCTGGTTGGGGCTCATCGCCGTCGCGTATGTCGGGTGGCTGTTGTATCACACGCCGTTCGGATTGCGCGTGCGCGCCGCCGGCGAGCATCCGGCGGCCGCCGTCACGCTCGGCGTGCCGCTCAATCGCGTGCGGTATCTCGCGGCGGCGTTGTCTGGCATGCTCGCCGCGCTCGGGGGCGCATACCTCGCGCTCGACCAGCACCAGTTCAGCGCGGAGATGACCGCGGGACGCGGGTTCATCGCGTTGGCCGCGACGATCTTCGGTCGATGGGATCCCTGGCGTGCCGCGCTCGCGTGCCTGCTCTTCGCCGCCGCTGAAACATTGCAGATTCAATTGCAGGGCGCGCAGGCGATTCCGTCGCAGTTCGTCGAGATGATCCCGTATGCGCTGACGATCATTGCGCTGGCGGGCGTCGTCGGACGCGCCGTACCGCCGGCCGCGCTGGGCAAGGTCACCGAGTAG